A genomic stretch from Fusarium musae strain F31 chromosome 9, whole genome shotgun sequence includes:
- the ATG18 gene encoding autophagy protein (EggNog:ENOG41) yields the protein MATPTLNFITFNQDHSCLAVGTSKGFRIYHTDPFSRIFSSDDGNIAIIEMLFSTSLVALILSPRHLIIQNTKRASVICELTFPSAVLAVRLNRKRLAVVLEDEIYLYDISNMSLLHTIPTSPNPSAICALSPSSENCFIAYPLPKPREDPDARRPAHAPPHSAFVAPTSGEVLVFDTLTLKAVNVIEAHRSPLCCICLNNEGTLLATASETGTIIRVFSVPKGQKLYQFRRGTYPSTIYSMSFNLSSTLLCVSSTSDTVHIFRLGVPPGNNTPAGAPIESPGSQRQDRWSRARSFDDPESPGTSAGDSPKNESSDVVSSGNGAGSSNSAGHTRQSGSFSSMLRRSSQIMGRGVAGVVGSYLPQSVTEMWEPLRDFAYIKIPKSTVPSGTSRALRDAPGGPLRSVVAMSSSSPQVMVVTSDGGFYVYNIDMEHGGEGYLVRQFS from the exons ATGGCTACTCCCACCCTCAATTTCATCACTTTCAATCAAGACCACAGCTGTCTTGCTGTTG GTACTTCCAAGGGCTTTCGCATCTACCATACCGATCCTTTCTCTCGAATCTTCAGTAGCGACGATGGCAACATTGCTATTATCGAGATGCTGTTCTCTACCTCCCTCGTCGCTCTCATTCTTTCTCCTCGCCATCTCATAATTCAGAACACTAAG AGAGCATCTGTCATTTGCGAACTTACCTTCCCCTCGGCCGTTCTAGCTGTCCGATTGAACCGAAAGCGCCTGGCGGTCGTTCTTGAGGATGAAATATACCTCTACGATATCAGCAACATGAGCCTCCTGCATACGATCCCGACTTCGCCGAATCCTTCTGCTATATGCGCCCTCTCACCTTCCTCCGAGAATTGTTTCATCGCCTATCCGCTGCCCAAGCCTCGAGAGGATCCTGACGCCCGGCGCCCTGCTCACGCACCTCCTCATTCAGCTTTTGTTGCGCCTACTTCAGGCGAAGTGTTGGTCTTCGATACTCTTACCCTGAAAGCTGTCAACGTCATCGAGGCGCATCGCTCGCCGTTATGCTGCATCTGTCTCAATAATGAGGGTACTCTGCTCGCTACAGCCAGCGAGACAGGCACTATCATTCGCGTCTTTTCGGTACCAAAGGGCCAAAAGCTATATCAATTTCGACGTGGAACCTACCCATCCACTATCTACAGCATGTCATTTAATCTGAGCTCGACGCTATTATGCGTCTCTTCGACTTCAGATACGGTTCATATCTTCCGACTTGGGGTCCCCCCAGGAAACAACACACCGGCTGGGGCTCCCATTGAGTCCCCAGGCTCGCAGCGGCAGGATCGTTGGTCTCGAGCAAGGAGCTTCGATGACCCCGAATCCCCAGGCACCAGTGCAGGCGACTCGCCCAAGAACGAATCTTCTGATGTCGTTTCGTCTGGGAATGGCGCAGGCAGCAGCAATAGCGCAGGACATACAAGACAGAGTGGCTCATTCAGTAGTATGCTTCGCCGCTCTTCACAAATAATGGGCCGAGGAGTTGCTGGTGTCGTGGGGTCCTACCTACCTCAATCCGTAACAGAAATGTGGGAACCTCTACGCGATTTCGCTTATATCAAGATACCAAAATCTACAGTTCCTTCGGGGACTTCAAGGGCTCTACGTGATGCTCCAGGAGGTCCCTTACGAAGCGTTGTAGCGATGAGTAGCAGTAGTCCTCAAGTAATGGTTGTCACTAGCGATGGCGGCTTTTACGTTTACAATATTGACATGGAACACGGCGGAGAAGGCTACCTAGTCAGGCAATTCTCGTAA
- a CDS encoding hypothetical protein (EggNog:ENOG41) — protein MTTVALARPIPPHRPSSTITPPLSLESSSSSTSPCSVPVPKKHLPICPTGPARPDEPDTPPPSPPSQDQLQQTSALYPLDGFKRLESGELSIYELDASSVAQALDVASRQPLPDPALVFPWFHGLHPQNHVQQSFFATRRRPLRRTPSCLRSVTLVKADGDVNCARLKGAVAPNEIVQANEPTEFIDADPREGFSVRNFQIQTVKTAVLSDIIVYGADLIKTRKVAWDIASAQKRWRERNEGQGVWMPEYHTFVCTSPFSEFEENHPEIVAVDASSHLTGNVLDFFNQERREMWAMTEASEFSKNVFMGPTPEQGSPEEQKYDILIECSDLGRLNPLALQLIAESPGDDNKQRFLDFPSSGSILPPTWSHSEADGILETCKWIYHLAHGSYPDPESALDTDDLDAEGDSPMPSDQQPMFNVKPRKILLHCADGYTESTMLSIAYFSYSTGWPVPEAWLKLHTEKKRNFFAYPTDVALLTSITPRLLRESPVCKGLSLTDITHLTRDEPSWFAALDGSFPSRVLDYMYLGNLGHANNPDLLRALGITQILSVGETAMWREGDLEDWGKENVCVVQGVQDNGIDPLTEEFTRCLEFIDRGRRNGTATLVHCRVGVSRSATICIAEVMRSKQMSFPHAYCYVRARRLNVIIQPHLRFAYELLKYEEVLQQDGDPDAEVKRTLEWAEIAREIALMNRPYSR, from the exons ATGACTACCGTCGCTCTCGCTCGACCAATTCCGCCTCATCGTCCTTCGTCTACCATAACTCCGCCACTCTCCCTTGAATCTAGCTCTAGTTCTACTTCGCCATGCTCAGTCCCAGTCCCCAAAAAGCATCTTCCCATATGTCCTACTGGACCTGCTCGGCCAGACGAGCCTGATACTCCACCGCCATCACCGCCGTCTCAAGACCAGCTGCAACAAACCTCAGCTTTGTATCCGCTTGACGGCTTCAAAAGACTCGAGTCGGGCGAGCTTTCTATTTATGAGCTTGATGCATCCAGCGTTGCCCAGGCCCTCGATGTTGCTTCACGACAACCGCTGCCCGACCCGGCTCTGGTTTTCCCATGGTTTCATGGTCTACACCCGCAGAACCATGTTCAGCAGTCCTTCTTTGCTACTCGACGGCGGCCTCTTCGCCGCACCCCCTCTTGTCTGAGATCTGTCACTCTTGTCAAAGCTGACGGAGATGTAAACTGTGCGCGGCTGAAGGGGGCGGTTGCTCCGAACGAGATCGTTCAAGCAAACGAGCCCACAGAGTTTATTGATGCGGATCCTCGGGAGGGGTTTTCCGTGAGGAATTTCCAAATCCAGACCGTAAAAACCGCTGTTTTGTCGGACATAATCGTCTATGGTGCAGATTTGATCAAAACTCGTAAAGTCGCGTGGGATATTGCGAGTGCACAGAAGCGGTGGCGCGAAAGAAATGAGGGTCAAGGTGTTTGGATGCCCGAGTATCATACTTTTGTTTGCACAAGCCCATTCTCAGAATTCGAAGAAAATCACCCGGAAATAGTGGCCGTAGACGCCTCGAGCCACTTGACAGGCAATGTCCTTGATTTCTTCAACCAggagagacgagagatgTGGGCCATGACAGAGGCGTCCGAGTTTTCCAAAAATGTCTTCATGGGCCCTACGCCTGAGCAAGGAAGCCCTGAGGAGCAGAAATACGACATTCTGATTGAGTGCAGCGACCTTGGTCGGCTGAATCCATTGGCTCTCCAGCTCATTGCCGAAAGCCCTGGTGATGACAACAAGCAGCGGTTCCTTGATTTCCCATCATCCGGAAGTATTCTCCCACCGACCTGGTCACATTCCGAAGCCGATGGTATCCTGGAAACATGCAAATGGATCTACCATCTTGCCCACGGCTCATATCCCGACCCTGAATCAGCATTGGATACAGATGATCTGGACGCCGAGGGAGACTCGCCTATGCCCTCAGACCAGCAACCTATGTTTAACGTCAAGCCCCGCAAGATCTTACTCCATTGCGCCGATGGCTATACTGAGTCGACTATGTTGAGCATCGCGTACTTTAGCTACAGTACAGGATGGCCTGTTCCTGAAGCATGGCTAAAACTCCATACTGAAAAGAAGCGGAATTTCTTCGCTTATCCCACCGATGTCGCACTTTTAACCTCAATCACACCACGACTACTCCGGGAGTCTCCTGTTTGCAAGGGCCTGAGCCTGACTGACATCACTCATTTGACCAGGGATGAGCCGAGCTGGTTTGCTGCCCTGGATGGATCATTCCCAAGCCGAGTCTTGGATTATATGTACCTGGGTAATTTGGGCCATGCTAATAATCCTGATCTCCTACGGGCCCTTGGCATCACTCAGATCCTGAGTGTGGGCGAGACAGCCATGTGGCGAGAGGGAGACCTTGAGGACTGGGGTAAGGAGAATGTCTGCGTGGTCCAGGGCGTTCAAGACAATGGCATTGATCCGTTGACTGAGGAATTCACTCGATGTCTCGAGTTTATTG ATCGGGGTCGTCGAAATGGCACTGCAACATTGGTGCACTGCCGCGTAGGAGTTTCCCGAAGCGCTACTATCTGTATTGCTGAAGTGATGCGATCGAAACAGATGTCTTTCCCTCACGCTTATTGCTATGTCAGAGCCCGACGCTTGAACGTAATCATTCAACCACATCTTCGATTTGCCTACGAACTGTTGAAGTACGAGGAGGTGCTCCAGCAGGACGGTGATCCAGACGCCGAAGTCAAACGAACCTTGGAGTGGGCAGAGATTGCACGGGAGATCGCACTCATGAACCGACCATATTCTCGATAA
- the RAD15 gene encoding DNA-dependent ATPase of the nucleotide excision repair factor 4 complex (EggNog:ENOG41~BUSCO:EOG09260ZWU): MPSGTGKTVSLLSLIVAYQQYMPEKRKLIYCSRTMSEIEKALVELKSLMKYRAEQLGYEEEFRGLGLTSRKNLCLHPSVKREKSGAIVDARCRSLTAGFVKEKKERGESVDVCVYHDNLDLLEPHNLIPNGVWSFDDMIRYGEEHKQCPYFTARRMMQYCNVVIFSYHYLLDPKIAERVSKDFSKDCIVVFDEAHNIDNVCIESLSTDITEDSLRKATRGAQNLENKISQMRDTDQQQLQNEYEKLVQGLRDADEARQEDAFMANPALPEDLLKEAVPGNIRRAEHFIAFLKRFIEYLKTRMKVRQVISETPPSFLAHLREHTFIEKKPLRFCAERLTSLVRTLELTNIEDYQPLQEVATFATLVATYEKGFLLILEPFESDTAEVPNPVLHFTCLDAAIAIKPVFDRFYSVIITSGTISPLEIYPKMLDFSTVIQESYAMTLARRSFMPMIVTRGSDQASVSTSFQVRNEPSVVRNYGNLLTEFAKITPDGMVVFFPSYLYMESIISMWQGMGILDEVWKYKLILVETPDAQETSLALETYRTACCNGRGAVLLCVARGKVSEGIDFDHQYGRTVLCIGVPFQYTESRILKARLQFLRETYRIKENDFLSFDAMRHAAQCLGRVLRGKDDYGIMVLADRRFQKKRSQLPKWINQGLQESDVNLSTDMAVSSARRFLRTMAQPFRAKDQEGISTWGYKDLMEHKEKMDLERIKELEEEAQQPKPAAQDNNFEYDDDEFDQDMMEMDGF; encoded by the exons ATGCCTTCAGGCACAGGCAAGACCGTGTCTCTTCTGTCTCTTATTGTTGCGTATCAACAATACATGCCTGAAAAGCGCAAACTGATCTACTGCTCTC GCACCATGTCCGAAATTGAAAAGGCTTTAGTAGAACTGAAGTCTCTCATGAAATACCGAGCCGAGCAGCTCGGTTACGAAGAAGAGTTCCGTGGTCTAGGCTTGACAAGTCGAAAGAACCTGTGTCTTCATCCTTCAGTCAAGCGTGAGAAGAGTGGCGCCATAGTCGACGCTCGTTGCAGGAGTCTCACGGCTGGCTTTGTCAAGGAAAAAAAGGAACGTGGAGAAAGCGTAGACGTCTGCGTGTATCACGAC AACCTAGACCTCCTCGAGCCTCACAACCTGATTCCCAATGGTGTCTGGTCTTTCGACGACATGATTCGATACGGTGAAGAGCATAAGCAATGCCCATACTTTACTGCACGCCGAATG ATGCAATACTGCAACGTCGTCATATTTTCCTATCACTATCTGCTTGACCCCAAAATCGCCGAACGGGTATCAAAGGACTTTTCCAAGGACTGTATTGTTGTCTTCGACGAAGCTCACAACATTGACAACGTTTGCATCGAATCTCTCAGCACAGATATCACAGAGGATTCTCTGCGGAAAGCCACAAGAGGAGCTCAGAATCTAGAGAACAAGATTTCACAGATGCGGGATACAGACCAGCAACAACTACAAAACGAGTATGAGAAACTAGTTCAGGGCTTGCGTGATGCTGACGAGGCCCGTCAAGAAGATGCCTTCATGGCAAACCCTG CCCTTCCCGAAGACTTACTCAAAGAGGCTGTTCCAGGAAACATTCGTAGGGCAGAACACTTTATTGCTTTCCTCAAGAGATTCATTGAGTAtctgaagacgaggatgaaagTGCGCCAGGTCATTTCTGAAACACCGCCCTCGTTTCTTGCCCATCTCCGAGAGCATACTTTTATCGAGAAGAAGCCTTTGAGGTTTTGCGCTGAACGTCTGACATCACTTGTTAGGACCCTCGAGCTCACCAATATCGAAGACTACCAGCCTCTTCAGGAGGTTGCAACTTTTGCAACGCTGGTGGCAACGTACGAGAAAGGCTTTCTCCTTATTCTTGAGCCCTTTGAGTCCGATACTGCTGAAGTGCCTAACCCGGTCCTTCACTTCACCTGCCTTGACGCTGCCATAGCTATCAAGCCCGTTTTTGACAGGTTCTACTCTGTCATTATCACGTCTGGTACCATTTCCCCACTGGAGATATACCCAAAGATGCTGGATTTCTCAACTGTGATACAAGAATCCTATGCCATGACCCTCGCCCGGAGGTCCTTCATGCCTATGATTGTCACTCGAGGTAGCGATCAGGCTTCCGTCTCCACCAGCTTTCAAGTGCGGAATGAACCCAGTGTGGTCCGAAACTACGGCAACCTACTCACGGAATTCGCCAAGATCACGCCGGATGGGATGGTTGTCTTCTTTCCATCCTATCTTTATATGGAATCTATCATTAGTATGTGGCAAGGAATGGGTATCCTTGATGAAGTTTGGAAGTACAAACTGATCCTGGTGGAAACGCCCGATGCACAGGAGACATCGCTTGCTCTGGAGACCTACCGCACAGCGTGCTGTAACGGTAGAGGTGCCGTTCTACTCTGTGTCGCTCGAGGAAAGGTATCCGAGGGCATCGATTTCGACCATCAATATGGTCGCACTGTGCTATGCATTGGAGTTCCATTCCAATACACCGAGTCACGTATTCTCAAGGCTCGTCTTCAGTTCTTGAGAGAAACATACCGCATCAAAGAGAATGACTTCCTCTCCTTTGATGCAATGCGACACGCCGCCCAGTGCCTGGGCCGAGTCTTGCGTGGTAAGGACGACTATGGAATCATGGTCCTTGCCGACCGGCGATTCCAGAAGAAGCGCTCACAGCTACCCAAATGGATCAACCAAGGCCTCCAAGAATCAGACGTCAATCTAAGCACGGACATGGCCGTCAGCAGTGCAAGACGATTCCTTCGAACTATGGCGCAACCGTTCCGGGCTAAAGACCAGGAAGGTATCAGCACCTGGGGATATAAAGATCTGATGGAACAtaaggagaagatggatctAGAGAGGatcaaggagctcgaggagGAAGCTCAACAACCAAAGCCTGCCGCGCAGGACAACAATTTTGAgtacgacgatgacgagttTGACCAAGatatgatggagatggatggtTTCTAG